The following coding sequences lie in one Oryctolagus cuniculus chromosome 7, mOryCun1.1, whole genome shotgun sequence genomic window:
- the TMEM35B gene encoding transmembrane protein 35B isoform X2, translating into MALMLAALRILLGGFFMLTGAAKLSPVAAPVSQQLKVLFTRFAEVCPLKLFGYQPDPRSYQTAVGWLELLAGALLVAGPPLLQGISTLLLILLMMGAIFTLVSLEESLSTCIPTLVCLGLLLLLDACRLLAQPQQALRPSRKKTAAPRAFRESWE; encoded by the exons ATGGCGCTCATGCTGGCGGCGCTCCGCATCCTGCTGGGCGGCTTCTTCATGCTCACCGGGGCCGCCAAGCTCTCGCCCGTCGCGGCCCCGGTGTCGCAGCAGTTG AAAGTCCTGTTCACACGGTTTGCCGAGGTGTGCCCGCTGAAGTTGTTTGGCTACCAGCCAGATCCCAGGAGCTACCAGACCGCCGTGGGCTGGCTGGAGCTGCTGGCTGGGGCGCTGCTGGTCGCCGGCCCACCGCTGCTGCAAGGCATCAGTACCTTGCTCCTGATCTTGCTCATGATGG GGGCCATCTTCACTTTGGTGTCTCTGGAAGAATCCCTGAGCACCTGCATCCCGACCCTCgtctgcctggggctcctgctgctgctggatGCCTGCCGGCTCTTAGCCCAACCCCAGCAGGCACTCAGACCCAGCAGGAAGAAGACGGCGGCTCCGCGCGCGTTCAGGGAATCATGGGAGTAG
- the TMEM35B gene encoding transmembrane protein 35B isoform X1: MALMLAALRILLGGFFMLTGAAKLSPVAAPVSQQLKVLFTRFAEVCPLKLFGYQPDPRSYQTAVGWLELLAGALLVAGPPLLQGISTLLLILLMMAFRLGLCCCDFTCATLARVGHSFCLIPSSGCVVVWMWPCTQSS, translated from the exons ATGGCGCTCATGCTGGCGGCGCTCCGCATCCTGCTGGGCGGCTTCTTCATGCTCACCGGGGCCGCCAAGCTCTCGCCCGTCGCGGCCCCGGTGTCGCAGCAGTTG AAAGTCCTGTTCACACGGTTTGCCGAGGTGTGCCCGCTGAAGTTGTTTGGCTACCAGCCAGATCCCAGGAGCTACCAGACCGCCGTGGGCTGGCTGGAGCTGCTGGCTGGGGCGCTGCTGGTCGCCGGCCCACCGCTGCTGCAAGGCATCAGTACCTTGCTCCTGATCTTGCTCATGATGG CCTTCAGACTTGGACTGTGCTGTTGCGACTTCACCTGTGCGACACTGGCCCGCGTCGGGCACAGCTTCTGCCTCATCCCTTCCAGTGGCTGTGTAGTTGTGTGGATGTGGCCGTGCACCCAGAGCTCCTAG